AGGCTTAATGGATTTCCGTTAAGTAAGGCCAAACATTTTTAATCTTAATGTCAAAATACTCTCGTAGAGTTTTGGACAAACCTGAATTAACAACGGAGTCATATCCATGCCACGTCGTCGCGTAATTGGTCAACGTAAAATTCTTCCAGATCCTAAGTTCGGATCAGAATTACTGGCCAAATTTGTAAATATCCTGATGGTAGACGGGAAAAAATCTACTGCTGAAGCAATCGTATACAACGCACTTGAAACCCTTGCTCAGCGTTCTGGTAAAACTGAACTTGATGCATTCGAATTAGCACTTGATAACGTGCGTCCGACTGTGGAAGTTAAATCCCGCCGTGTTGGTGGTTCAACTTACCAAGTTCCAGTTGAAGTTCGCCCGGTTCGTCGTAATGCCCTGGCAATGCGTTGGATCGTTGATGCTGCTCGTAAACGCGGTGATAAATCTATGGCGCTTCGCCTGGCAAACGAATTATCAGACGCTGCTGAGAATAAAGGTTCATCTGTTAAGAAACGTGAAGACGTTCACCGTATGGCAGAAGCTAACAAGGCGTTCGCACACTACCGTTGGTAATCTCTTACCAATCTTAGTGATGTATCTCAGGGTAGCTTTTGCTGCCCTTTATATAAAGAATTGAACGCCCACGAGAGAGGAAAAAATGGCCCGTCAAACGCCCATAGCACGCTACCGTAATATCGGTATCAGTGCACACATCGACGCTGGTAAAACCACAACTTCTGAACGTATTCTGTTCTATACTGGTGTAAACCATAAAATCGGTGAAACCCACGAAGGTTCTGCAACTATGGACTGGATGGAGCAGGAGCAAGAGCGTGGTATTACTATCACTTCAGCTGCGACTACTGCATTCTGGTCTGGTATGGCTAAACAGTATGAGCCACACCGTATCAACATCATCGACACCCCAGGACACGTTGACTTCACAATCGAAGTAGAACGTTCTATGCGTGTTCTTGATGGCGCGGTAATGGTTTACTGTGCGGTTGGTGGTGTTCAGCCACAGTCTGAAACTGTATGGCGTCAGGCTAACAAATATAAAGTTCCACGTATCGCGTTCGTTAACAAAATGGACCGTATGGGTGCGAACTTCTTACGCGTTGTTGAGCAATTAAAAACTCGTTTAGCAGCTACTGCAGTTCCACTGCAATTACCAGTTGGCGCAGAAGAGTCGTTCACTGGTGTTGTTGACTTGCTGAAAATGAAAGCAATCAAATGGAGCGATGAAGACCAAGGCGTTACCTTCGAATACGAAGATATCCCTGCGGACATGCAAGAGCTGGCTGAAGAGTGGCACAACAACCTGATCGAATCCGCTGCAGAAGCATCAGAAGAACTGATGGAAAAATATCTGGGCGGTGAAGAACTGACTGAAGCAGAAATTAAAGGTGCTTTACGTCAACGTGTTCTTGCTAGCGAAATTATCCTGGTTACCTGTGGTTCTGCATTTAAGAACAAAGGTGTTCAGGCGATGCTGGATGCGGTCGTGGATTACTTACCAGCTCCTACAGATGTACCGGCAATTAACGGTATTCTGGACGATGGTAAAGATACTCCAGCTGAACGTCATGCGAGTGACGAAGAGCCGTTCTCATCTTTAGCATTTAAAATTGCAACTGACCCATTCGTTGGTAACCTGACATTCTTCCGTGTTTACTCCGGTGTTGTTAACTCAGGTGACACCGTTCTGAACGCTGTTAAATCGAAGAAAGAGCGTTTTGGTCGTATCGTTCAGATGCACGCTAACAAGCGTGAAGAGATTAAAGAAGTTCGCGCTGGTGACATCGCGGCTGCTATCGGTCTGAAAGACGTAACTACAGGTGATACTTTATGTGCAGTTGATGCACCAATCATCCTGGAGCGTATGGAATTCCCAGAGCCAGTAATCTCTGTTGCAATCGAACCAAAAACTAAAGCTGACCAAGAAAAAATGGGTATCGCATTAGGCCGTCTGGCTCAAGAAGACCCATCATTCCGCGTATCAAGTGATGAAGAGACTAATCAGACTATCATCGCTGGTATGGGTGAATTGCACTTGGACGTTCTGGTTGACCGTATGCGTCGTGAATTCAAAGTTGAAGCGAACGTTGGTAAACCACAAGTAGCTTACCGCGAAGCAATCACTATGAAAGTGACTGATATCGAAGGTAAACACGCGAAACAGTCTGGTGGTCGTGGTCAGTACGGTCATGTCGTTATCGATATGTTCCCACTGAACAAAAACGATAAAGATGGTCTGCCAATGGACTACGAATTTGCCAACGACATTAAAGGTGGTGTAATTCCTACGGAATACATCCCTGCCGTTGATAAAGGTCTGCAAGAGCAGCTGAAATCTGGTCCATTAGCGGGTTATCCAGTAGTTAACATGGGTGTTCGTCTGCATTTCGGTTCTTACCATGATGTTGACTCCTCTGAATTGGCGTTTAAACTTGCGGCATCAATCGCATTTAAAGACGGCTTCAAAAAAGCGAAACCAGTTCTGCTTGAGCCAATCATGAAAGTTGAAGTGGAAACTCCAGAAGACTACATGGGCGATGTAATTGGTGACCTGAACCGTCGTCGTGGTATGATTGAAGGTATGGATGACTTACCTACTGGTAAAGTTGTTCGTGCACAAGTACCATTATCCGAAATGTTCGGTTATGCTACTGACCTGCGTTCTCAGACACAAGGTCGTGCTTCATACTCTATGGAGTTCCTGAAGTACAATGAAGCGCCAAACAACGTTGCACAAGCTGTAATCGAAGCTCGTAACGCTAGATAATCGATTTTTATCGATTTAACTACTTTAATTTAAGTTCCTTCTTTATCGTGAAGAGGGGACTCCATAAGGAATAGAGTCGTGTCTAAAGAAAAATTTGAACGTTCAAAACCGCACGTTAACGTTGGTACAATCGGCCACGTTGACCATGGTAAAACTACCCTGACAGCAGCAATCACTACTGTTCTGGCTAAAACTTACGGCGGTAACGCTCGTGCATTCGACCAAATCGATAACGCACCAGAAGAAAAAGCGCGTGGTATCACCATTTCTACTTCTCACGTAGAATACGATACTCCAACTCGCCACTACGCACACGTAGACTGCCCAGGACACGCCGATTATGTTAAAAACATGATCACTGGTGCTGCTCAGATGGATGGTGCAATCCTGGTTGTTGCTGCGACTGATGGCCCAATGCCACAAACTCGTGAGCACATCCTGTTAGGTCGCCAAGTAGGTGTTCCTTACATCATCGTTTTCCTGAACAAATGTGACATGGTAGACGACGAAGAACTGTTAGAATTAGTTGAAATGGAAGTTCGTGAACTTCTGTCTCAGTACGATTTCCCAGGCGACGACACTCCAGTTGTTCGTGGTTCAGCACTGAAAGCGCTGGAAGGCAACCCAGAGTGGGAAGCGAAAATTGTTGAATTAGCAGGCTACTTGGATTCTTACATCCCAGAACCAGAGCGTGCAATTGACAAGCCATTCCTGCTGCCAATCGAAGACGTATTCTCAATCTCTGGTCGTGGTACAGTAGTAACAGGCCGTGTTGAGCGTGGTATCGTTAAAGTTGGTGAAGAAGTTGAAATCGTTGGTATCCAAGCAACGGCTAAAACAACTTGTACTGGCGTTGAAATGTTCCGTAAACTGCTGGACGAAGGTCGTGCGGGTGAGAACGTTGGTGTTCTGCTGCGTGGTACTAAGCGTGAAGAAATTCAACGTGGTCAAGTACTGGCTAAACCAGGTTCAATCAAGCCACACACCCAATTCGAATCAGAAGTTTATATTCTGAGCAAAGATGAAGGTGGTCGTCATACTCCATTCTTCAAAGGCTACCGTCCACAGTTCTACTTCCGTACAACTGACGTAACCGGTACTATCGAACTGCCAGAAGGCGTAGAGATGGTAATGCCAGGCGATAACATCAACATGATCGTGACACTGATTCACCCAATCGCGATGGATGATGGTTTACGTTTCGCAATCCGTGAAGGTGGTCGTACTGTAGGTGCGGGTGTTGTTGCAAGAATCATTGCATAATACCGCTCTTTCTGAATAAGAAAGAACCACTTTAGTAAAAAGGGCATCGACTGATGCCCTTTTTATACTCAAGTTTTTAAAATGTTAGCGTTTAAACCTAAGAACCTATCTCATCAATCGTTTTCATAATTATTGGTGAGATAGGCTCTGAAACAACGATTTACTGACTGTATTGAGAGTCCGATACAGTTATATGAGATTTATTAAGGTTTTGCCCAGAAGTTATGGTATATTTTACCGCTGCCACGAAAAGATATTTATTTTCGAAATAGGGTGGTCATTAAATTTACTGGGTATGCTGGCATATTCTATTGGTGTGCTCTGATTGCCATACTGCATAGGTAAGGCAAGCGAGCTTTATACATACTTCATGGTAACAGGTTGAATTATGAGTGCGAATAGCGAAGCTCAAGGAAGTGGACGCAGTGTAGACATCTTTAAATGGATAGTTGTCTGTGCCTTATTATTAGTTGCTATCGTGGGCAACTATTACTTCCGTCAATATAATCTCGCACTGCGTGCTTTTGCAGTTGTGGCTGTAGTAGCTATTGCTGGTGCTGTTGCTTTGTGGACCACAAAAGGTAAAGCAACTCTGGCGTTTGCGCGCGAAGCTCGCATCGAGGTGAAAAAAGTCATTTGGCCTACTCGCCAGGAAGCATTACAAACGACTTTGATTGTTGCTGCTGTAACGGCTGTAATGTCACTAATCCTGTGGGGATTAGATGGTATCCTAGTGCGTTTAGTTTCATTTATTACAAGCCTGAGGTTATTCTAAATGTCAGATTTACCTAAAAAACGCTGGTATGTCATTCAGGCATTCTCTGGTTTTGAAGGTCGCGTAGCACAGTCTCTGCGTGAACATATCAAATTACATAATATGGAAGAGTCGTTTGGTGATGTTATGGTCCCAACTGAAGAAGTTGTTGAGATCCGTAGCGGCCAGCGCCGTAAAAGTGAGCGCAAATTCTTCCCTGGTTACGTATTAGTTCAAATGGTCATGAATGATGACTCTTGGCACTTAGTACGCAGTGTTCCGCGTGTAATGGGCTTTATCGGTGGGACTTCAGATCGTCCAGCACCAATTAGTGATAAAGAAGTTGATGCGATTATGAATCGCTTACAACAAGTTGGTGATAAGCCACGTCCTAAAACACTATTTGAACCAGGTGAAATGGTTCGTGTTAGCGAAGGTCCATTCGCTGACTTCAACGGTGTTGTTGAAGAAATCGACTATGAAAAGAGCCGCTTAAAAGTCTCTGTTTCTATTTTTGGTCGTGCAACCCCAGTTGAGTTAGACTTCGGACAGGTAGAAAAAGCCTAACTAATCCGAATAGCAGACTTGCAAAAGGCGCGAAATTTTCATACAATTTCGCGCCTTTTGTTTTTTATGCTTGGCATGATACTGTGTAAACGGTATTTTGCGGGGCGTTAATGTAACGGGGAGCCTTAATCCTTTAAGGCGTTATTACCCAATTTGAGGAAATATTCATGGCTAAGAAAGTACAAGCCTACGTTAAGCTGCAAGTAGCAGCTGGTATGGCAAACCCAAGTCCACCGGTTGGTCCAGCACTGGGTCAGCAAGGTGTGAACATCATGGAATTCTGTAAAGCGTTCAACGCAAAAACAGACAGCCTGGAAAAAGGTTTACCAATTCCTGTTGTTATTACTGTTTATGCAGACCGTTCATTCACTTTCGTAACTAAAACTCCACCG
The Providencia alcalifaciens DNA segment above includes these coding regions:
- the rpsG gene encoding 30S ribosomal protein S7 produces the protein MPRRRVIGQRKILPDPKFGSELLAKFVNILMVDGKKSTAEAIVYNALETLAQRSGKTELDAFELALDNVRPTVEVKSRRVGGSTYQVPVEVRPVRRNALAMRWIVDAARKRGDKSMALRLANELSDAAENKGSSVKKREDVHRMAEANKAFAHYRW
- the fusA gene encoding elongation factor G, encoding MARQTPIARYRNIGISAHIDAGKTTTSERILFYTGVNHKIGETHEGSATMDWMEQEQERGITITSAATTAFWSGMAKQYEPHRINIIDTPGHVDFTIEVERSMRVLDGAVMVYCAVGGVQPQSETVWRQANKYKVPRIAFVNKMDRMGANFLRVVEQLKTRLAATAVPLQLPVGAEESFTGVVDLLKMKAIKWSDEDQGVTFEYEDIPADMQELAEEWHNNLIESAAEASEELMEKYLGGEELTEAEIKGALRQRVLASEIILVTCGSAFKNKGVQAMLDAVVDYLPAPTDVPAINGILDDGKDTPAERHASDEEPFSSLAFKIATDPFVGNLTFFRVYSGVVNSGDTVLNAVKSKKERFGRIVQMHANKREEIKEVRAGDIAAAIGLKDVTTGDTLCAVDAPIILERMEFPEPVISVAIEPKTKADQEKMGIALGRLAQEDPSFRVSSDEETNQTIIAGMGELHLDVLVDRMRREFKVEANVGKPQVAYREAITMKVTDIEGKHAKQSGGRGQYGHVVIDMFPLNKNDKDGLPMDYEFANDIKGGVIPTEYIPAVDKGLQEQLKSGPLAGYPVVNMGVRLHFGSYHDVDSSELAFKLAASIAFKDGFKKAKPVLLEPIMKVEVETPEDYMGDVIGDLNRRRGMIEGMDDLPTGKVVRAQVPLSEMFGYATDLRSQTQGRASYSMEFLKYNEAPNNVAQAVIEARNAR
- the tuf gene encoding elongation factor Tu, with product MSKEKFERSKPHVNVGTIGHVDHGKTTLTAAITTVLAKTYGGNARAFDQIDNAPEEKARGITISTSHVEYDTPTRHYAHVDCPGHADYVKNMITGAAQMDGAILVVAATDGPMPQTREHILLGRQVGVPYIIVFLNKCDMVDDEELLELVEMEVRELLSQYDFPGDDTPVVRGSALKALEGNPEWEAKIVELAGYLDSYIPEPERAIDKPFLLPIEDVFSISGRGTVVTGRVERGIVKVGEEVEIVGIQATAKTTCTGVEMFRKLLDEGRAGENVGVLLRGTKREEIQRGQVLAKPGSIKPHTQFESEVYILSKDEGGRHTPFFKGYRPQFYFRTTDVTGTIELPEGVEMVMPGDNINMIVTLIHPIAMDDGLRFAIREGGRTVGAGVVARIIA
- the secE gene encoding preprotein translocase subunit SecE; its protein translation is MSANSEAQGSGRSVDIFKWIVVCALLLVAIVGNYYFRQYNLALRAFAVVAVVAIAGAVALWTTKGKATLAFAREARIEVKKVIWPTRQEALQTTLIVAAVTAVMSLILWGLDGILVRLVSFITSLRLF
- the nusG gene encoding transcription termination/antitermination protein NusG → MSDLPKKRWYVIQAFSGFEGRVAQSLREHIKLHNMEESFGDVMVPTEEVVEIRSGQRRKSERKFFPGYVLVQMVMNDDSWHLVRSVPRVMGFIGGTSDRPAPISDKEVDAIMNRLQQVGDKPRPKTLFEPGEMVRVSEGPFADFNGVVEEIDYEKSRLKVSVSIFGRATPVELDFGQVEKA
- the rplK gene encoding 50S ribosomal protein L11 — its product is MAKKVQAYVKLQVAAGMANPSPPVGPALGQQGVNIMEFCKAFNAKTDSLEKGLPIPVVITVYADRSFTFVTKTPPAAVLLKKAAGVKSGSGKPNKDKVGKVTSAQVREIAETKAADMTGADVDAMMRSIAGTARSMGLVVED